Within the Pseudorasbora parva isolate DD20220531a chromosome 15, ASM2467924v1, whole genome shotgun sequence genome, the region ATGGCCAGAGCAACTTTTCTCTATTTAAAGGCataatatgtaagatttttggattaaaatatccaaaaaccactagacaaatatattttgttgacttgtgtacttacattatccttaatgtttacaagaatgtttaaatctagagaaataagcaattttaaccaggacacgtgCCATTTCCAtgcgtcgcctatcaatgacattatacccgcgttaccctcgatttctagttttattttgtagaaaccatggaaacaccaaagaagactctttaatatattatatattttattcgaCAGATGAGCAACTGGTTGGATACATCGACAGAAAACGGGTCAGCCATAACATTATGAGCGGTGAAGTGAATGATTATCTTCATCCCGGCATCTGTTAGAGCAGGTGActcgactgggtcagagcatctccaaaactgaagCTCTTTTAGGGTTATCCCAgacccagtctgcagtggtcagtatctatcaaaagtgctccaaggaaggaacagtggtgaaccggtgacagggaCATGGGCGGCATAGGCTCACtaatgcacgtggggagcgaaggctggtaAATATGGTCCATttaaacagacgagctactgtagctcaaactgctcaagaagttattgcaggttctgatagaaaggtgtcagaatacacagtgcatcacagtttgtacTCAACTGTATTCGCAATTTCTTGCAAAAACCATCCCGACAGGtctaaaatataacaaaaacacCTTTGGGAAAATTGATTGATGATGTATTGActcattatttaattttaagcaaaaaagtTATAGTACATAGTGTCCCTTTAAACATTTTCAGATCATTTCCAAGAATACAACCATCTTAGGCCTGCATGATTAACAACACCCATAACCTGCTGTTTCCAACTACTGGCACACCAATGAGAAAAAATGGTTAGGAGAACTTTCCCAATTCTTTCCAATCTATTTCCCATAACATGTCAGCCTTAAAGCTTTACATTTTATACAGATGTGTACTGAAGCTTTTTTTGAGGAGTGCTACAATTCCCAAAAACATGACAGCATTCACGCCAGACTGTCctaagtgttttttgttttgtttgttttttgttacatttatcgAGTTCCTTATCAACCTTTTTGTTTTTCATAGTTTTATCTGATCTGGACCAGAGTTGTCCCCCTCTGGAAGTGAGTTAGCAGTGGCCCTGTAATAATATGCTTTAAGAATTTATTCTGAGTCATGCTAACATGAGCGAATATTATAAATcaacatgtaatttaaaaaatacaattattttttattttttataaagctGTGCCTGTGAATGAGAAATCTGACCGCGAAAATTCTTCTATGCCAAGCCGCCAGCACTAGTTGATCCTTATCGACAAGTGATGGGAAGTCATTCCGCGACTCGGTTCTTTCGAACAGTTCGTTAAAATGGTTCAAAATAGATCCAGCAATTCTTGTAGGCTACATCATGGTACGTAGCCTACGTCATCGAGTGCTGCCTGACAATCCCCTTTTACAAccaactttctttctttcttctttttctttcatttgttgtttttattcgttttatttaaattatgtcTTATTGTTTCCTTACAGGAACTGTAGCCTAGctgggtttttttttaaacattcacatagggtatttatatttatatatcgtTACTTCTCTCTTGAATTTACAGATGTTTTGTCGAATGCTTCTTAATGTTCACTTGAAGGTATTtgcatattttgtatatttttacgttttttatttatttaaaaaaagacaatccCCTTTCGTATGAACATTAATGCAGCTATTTCTAATGTATAAAATACTAAGTTATATGCCTAATGTGTGAGTAAAATATTAAGAACACATAATTAATTAGGTTTGTATAGCTAATTCTGCAAATATAAAATCAGGCTGTCACTAAAATATGGTTGTCAATAAAAATGTTGTGATTAATTGGTTATGTTTTCCCAACAGTCTTTAGAAAGCAAAAAAATGCAAGCAATCCTAATAATATTCAATTCTGTAAATGTCCTCGCTCTCAGGCAAATTATTTGTTCATGAACCGGCTCATCTGAATCATTGAAAAGATTCAACTTAAAAGAACGATTCACGAATCGGACAACGCTCCCAGTGGCATCAACCCCCGCCCATAAACCCTGCCACTTCCTTTTCTCGTTTAAATAAACCACAGAGACTCAAATAGATGGCATATCAACCGACAGCGATGACTGTAGGAAGAATTAGATTTTCCATTAAGCGTTCTTTTAGGAAATGACTGGCTGAGTTGTGGTTTACGTGATAAAGGGAAGAGCTCGGTGGAAATGAGTATCCTCGTTGAGTACAATGACAGAAGCAGAGCTGGACGCTCATTCAGGACGTGCACACAGATgttaaagacagtacattagaAGAAACGTTTACACTCATCCACTCATGTTCAACTTCACGGTCAAAACAAACGCACGTCGGACTGTCAACCTGACAAGGTACCGTATACTTTAATGTACGTAATATAACGACAATAAACAGGAACAACTCAGtcgaattatttttttatatacagaCTAAAAAATGAGGAAACAGTCAGTCACAATATTAACTCATCATAGCAGACTAATGATTGTAATAAGATTTCAATTCTATATAGGCTATCTCTTGTATGGATAAGACTGTATTAGGTGCTCAGGGAAGTTTTAAAATACAATTGGTAGGATCTATTTTTACTTTAACACTTAACAGTGGCATTTTTCTAgtgtaaccttttttttttttttttttacagtctatgagtGTAACTAATAAGTTTTATTCTGTCATTATATTTTGGTCTTGTGAACAGCAGATGTTAACATATTTGTTGGTTACCTGGAATTTgtttttagctttttttgtgCATTGTACTGTagtataaaaatacaattaaatcaATGTAGGTTACATATTTTCTTTCTGTGGTGCATGAAGTAGCCTATAATGTTCACTCTTTTTTTCTGATCTGTGTAGGATGGTCTGCAATCTCTTTCTAGGATCTCCAAGGATATGAATTGACTGATCAGGACTGGACTGACTTTTGTGCTGTGCTTTTTGTGCAACGCGACTAACTCAAACTCTTATACACACATGCACGGTGATACGAATGGTGTTACAAGGGAGGAAGACAATGTGCCTACTAGGGATGGCGTAGCCAGAAGAAGTAAAATGTCCTTTAAGCAAAAAGGGCAAGTTTCATTGGGGATCTTGGTTGTGGTAACAGGCATTGTGCTTTTCATGACCATGAAGCCTATCATTGTTGTCATTGGTGTGGCCTTAGTGATTCTGGGCCTGCTCATCCTTATCTGTACCTTCAACATGGTCATCAAATCCAGTGATGTAGCCATGCCAGGTCACTTCCTTCTACACCCGCGAACGGGCACCTGTTACACCCACCATCAAGCCATTGCCGTGCAAAGGTAAGACACAAATGTTACCAATGTCACTCACAAATATGTGACCCTTGACCACAAAACCAGATAAGGGTCCATTTTTGGAAATTAAGATTTATACACCATCTGAAAGATGAATAAATAGGTTTTTCATTAATGTATGGTTTGCTAGGATATTTGGCCAAGAgaacaactatttgaaaatctggatctgaaagtgcaaaaaaatcgaaatattgaaaaaaaaaaatcgcctttcaagttgtccaaatgaagtcctttgCAATGCATATcactattaataatatatatttttatatatttacggtaggaaaattacaaaatatcttcctgGAACATGATTTTAACTTGATATCCTAATGATTTATGATATAAGAGTAAAATTTATCATTTTGACAGACACATAGAATGTAGTGTTgtctattgccacaaatatatgtgcgacttatgactggttttgtggtccagtgtAACATTTCATTAATTTATGAGTGCAATTAAAGTGATCCAAGGTTTAGCCAGAGTTGTGGCAGTTGTATACAAACAAGATGAGTGTCATGGAGTATGTAATTGTCAAATTGTCAATCGGGTTTCCGGAACACTGTGAATAGATACAATATAAACAGAGAGGCTAAGGCTGAAATACATTACATGACCTTTAAAATCAGAACAGATTTTAATATCTGCAGATTGTCTCTGACCTTTGGCTACTAGTATTGACTCGTGCAGACTGTAACTCGGGACAATAAAATGTACAAGTTGTACTGTAAATGGGAAATACCAAAATCAGAACATAATAATCATAGGTTTTGAGCGGTCAGGATTCAGGAACCCACATGGATCAATTTCATAGCACTAATTTTTTGTGTCACCgtgtatctatttatttatttattaaaaaatacattaaacatGTAGTTCATATGTACAATGACTTGGCTTTTATGGGGAACATGTTTTTAATACCTGAATAATCATACATTTGGATACTTTTCGAATGcataaaatcaacaatgtcaggATGGTAAAGCTGTCCTGatgtaacatatatatatatatatatatatatatatatatatgtatatatatatatatatatatttttaatgatatatatatatatatatatatatatatatatatatatatatatatatatatatatatatatatatataaatatatatattgctaaCTGCTTTTTACTACAGAGACATAACATAACAGGAAATTACACCCTAACCCTGACCTAAATGAGCAATCATGGTGGTTATGTGCGACAAACTTTAGGTTGCATCATTTCCTAAATACAGATCTGTTTTTTACTCAAGATAGCAAAGGAGTGAGCAAATATGAGCATAATGCAGATTGATATCTTCTTCTCACtaacatttacatatttaaatataataaaatggcAACTATAAAAAGAAATCGATAGGTTAGCGAATTACCAtaaatgctgtcattaattactcatgtcgttccaaacctgtaagaccttttatcatcttcggaacacaaattaagatatttttgattaaatccgCAAGGTTTCTGAACCACACATAGGCACCAGCGTCATtgcaactttcaaggcccagaaaggtagttaAAATTGTCCAcatgactacagtggttcaaccttaatgttatgaagcaacGACAAGACTTTTTATGctaaatcaaaaataaatagcgactttattcaacaatctctTCAACGTCATTCTCCAATGCTATTCATGCAGTAAACACAGTGCAGGTTCTACGTCAAAATGCTGGCTCAATATTAGGGTTGGGTACCGTTCACATTATAACCATTTTAACACATTAAACTTTGGTACCTTTTTTTGGTACTTTAGGCTAGGGATGTTTCCAACTGTAAAGAAAGTAATTTATTGCAATGACATTGCTCCCAGTGTGGTTCCGAaacctctcagatttcatcaaaaatatcttaatggataggagacaaactaaacaatcaaattacacttcaaataattTTTTCCCAAAGATGGTTTCTGGCATTTTAGGCAGATTTTATCACACTGTTTTTAATTAatgtgttcgttttaaaaaaaaataagtttggttttagtaatttgatgctataaaaaggGCATTTTTTTCTTATATCATGATTGACAGTTGAGATtaacggcttctctgagtgaagtagTGACTGAGGCGCCAGCTGACTTTTTTTCAGAATTTTCAGGAGGAGATTGgatctttagctttaatttctacatttccataaggCCGAGGACACGTGCGGCTCACGCACAGCTGCTAGAATGCCagcgtgcatgctagaaatgGAAGAGGTGCCTATTTTTCACGTGACACGTGAGCGTGTTGGAaacgtttccaggcaaaatagaataggaaaagatatttatatgtcattttgacatggatacatattaataaatgacattttcatgtttgaaagtctcaaggttaacataaatgcagataaaggcctaattgtaataataaaaaaacataattatcgattttggaGATATTGgcactgtcaatacagaacaaaatattctgtagcctattttgccgtcaataccatagatatgtatggtcaataggctactgctgacgttgtctttgctgtattaGTAGGCTACATATTTATGTTTCACATGACGTATACATCAATATATACATGTACACcttccctgtacatcaatagcagcagcagcgccgcatCAGACAcacttctggtgtgcaaagacagagaaaacagcatgtggctgacacgcaacagaaacgccacgctcacaacacacttgcagtgtgtctccggactaactgtttatttcacatagACATAAGGACATTTCAACATCTCCCATTTCAAAAATAACCGTGCACACATgtcagttttcaaaaaagtgttAATTTACATGTACCCGTGTATATATGCTGTCAAGAGCCTGCCAAACCTGTAGGTGGTGGCATAACGAAAAGCTCAAGCCCATGGAAGCCAATCAGAATCTCGATGCCGACTGGTTCTTCATTTTGGAGGGACATAAGGAGGCTCCTCGACATAATGGAGCAGCTGTATTTGCAAATGCGAACACACAAGAAGAGTTTGCACCAACATAAATGCGACTGCTACTCTAAACGCTTCCATGATCACATGtaaacatacactcacctaaaggattattatgaacaccatactaatactgtgtttgacccctttcgccttcagaattGCCTTAATTatacgtggcattgatttaacaaggtgctgaaagcattctttagaaatgttggcccatattgataggaaagcatcttgcagttgatggagatttgtaggatgcacatccagggcacgaagctcccgttccaccacatcccaaagatgctctattgggttgagatctggtgactgtgggggccattttagtacagtgaactcattgtcatgttcaagaaaccagtttgaaattatttaagcTGGTGGTCACCATTTAACACGGTGGTCATTAAGGGGaaggacatggtcagaaacaatgctcaggtaggccgttgcatttaaacgatgcccaattggcactaaggggcctaaagtgtgccaagaaaacatcccccgcaccattacaccaccaccttCAGTAGGtgctgcacgattaatcaaaATTGAACCGCAATCGTGATTTGGCTTGTGTATGTTTATcaaagctcaaaggctgcgatttaaattaaataaatgcccagtgtattagcgaagagcggctctgtgattaacgctgctccgtctgaaagactgcgagtttgagtcgcttattataacgtttgaaaaagcaacacgagtcaaacatcttcacaaactagtgaggcgttcataaacctgttcaacaagacaacgtttaataacatgtttaacTCATTTCATATCGTCACTcgagtgtttgtgagctgatgtggcttctcatcacatatgaagtagacttgctcactcggtcaaaattgagtgagcaagggtctgtccgtATAAATTTCCcctgtccacttcacgaagtggaacacacttcaaaatggcggcggggattcccccaaggggaagtgcttagggaagtttgcaagtgcgtgtcttaaagtggagtggaacgcagcaatggatttcctgaaaactaatgtcaattacttctctgaggcaaattctcttgagggcgccctctggctttcagtatgaattaaaaacttttgggtaatcaatactaagaaaataatacttaatacattttaaaacttaataaacttaaaaaattataaatgtattggACAATctatgtttttcttcaatgtacaggagctttttcccccacagtgaaaatgttattgtaatggtaatatttcttatttttaaaaatcataattattcttattagtcacattaatatataaacacaaaatgttatatacacacttttcatttgtaaaaagtaataataacaataatcgcattttaaatcgcaatcgcaattttacccaaaataatcacaattatatattttcaccaaatcgtgcagccctaaccGCCAGcttgcacagtggtaacaaggcatgatggatccatgttctcattctgtttacgccaaattctgactctaccatctgaatgcctcaacagaaatcgagactcatcagacca harbors:
- the si:dkeyp-51f12.3 gene encoding uncharacterized protein si:dkeyp-51f12.3; translated protein: MHGDTNGVTREEDNVPTRDGVARRSKMSFKQKGQVSLGILVVVTGIVLFMTMKPIIVVIGVALVILGLLILICTFNMVIKSSDVAMPGHFLLHPRTGTCYTHHQAIAVQRRLDRIRRATAQNHSTVQVPPISNGSPQSLPATPPPWQMEPPPSYETVMTTTAVNQL